One genomic segment of Streptomyces liangshanensis includes these proteins:
- a CDS encoding NAD(P)H-hydrate dehydratase: MRTAYSVETVRNAERELMARLPEGALMQRAAAGLAAACADLLGGGSGAGRVSAVGRVYGSKVVVLAGSGANGGDALYAGARLAARGARVWAVPLAADRTHEGGLAALLGAGGRVADDPFEVLAVADLVLDGITGIGGRGGLRPDAVPVARAARGGRGVIVAVDLPSGVEADSGEVAGEALRADATVTFGAYKPGLLIDPAREYAGALRLVDIGLGPYLPSVPELEALQHEDVARLLPAPTGESDKYRRGVVGIVAGSARYPGAAVLAVAGALRGGAGAVRYVGPGGDAVIAHYPETLVHEGPPSKAGRVQAWAVGPGLGDGPGVADALASDVPVLVDADGLRLLDPATVRARTAPTLLTPHAGEAAALLGVDRAEVESGRLAAVRELAARYGATVLLKGSTTLVASPDQGVPVRVNPTGTPWLATAGSGDVLSGLAGSLLASGLDPRDAASAAAYLHGLAGRLASHGAPVTAHEVAEAVRGAWRDVVGVRAGA, encoded by the coding sequence ATGCGGACTGCTTACAGCGTGGAGACGGTACGGAACGCCGAGCGCGAGCTCATGGCCCGGCTGCCGGAGGGCGCGCTGATGCAACGCGCGGCCGCCGGCCTCGCGGCGGCCTGCGCGGACCTCCTGGGCGGCGGGTCGGGCGCGGGGCGGGTGTCGGCGGTGGGGCGGGTGTACGGGTCCAAGGTCGTCGTCCTCGCCGGGAGCGGCGCCAACGGCGGCGACGCGCTGTACGCGGGGGCGCGGCTGGCGGCCCGGGGGGCGCGGGTGTGGGCGGTGCCGCTCGCGGCGGACCGTACCCACGAAGGCGGTCTGGCCGCCCTGTTGGGTGCCGGGGGGCGGGTCGCGGACGACCCGTTCGAGGTGCTGGCGGTGGCCGACCTGGTGCTGGACGGCATTACCGGTATCGGCGGGCGGGGCGGGCTGCGCCCCGACGCGGTGCCGGTGGCGCGGGCGGCGCGCGGGGGCCGGGGGGTGATCGTCGCCGTCGACCTGCCGAGCGGGGTGGAGGCGGACAGCGGTGAGGTGGCGGGGGAGGCGTTGCGGGCGGACGCGACGGTGACCTTCGGCGCGTACAAGCCGGGTCTGCTGATCGACCCGGCGCGCGAGTACGCGGGGGCGCTGCGGCTGGTGGACATCGGCCTGGGCCCGTACCTGCCGTCCGTACCGGAACTGGAGGCGCTCCAGCACGAGGACGTGGCGCGGCTGTTGCCGGCGCCGACGGGCGAGAGCGACAAGTACCGGCGGGGGGTGGTCGGCATCGTCGCCGGGTCGGCGAGGTACCCGGGCGCGGCGGTGCTGGCGGTGGCGGGCGCGCTGCGGGGCGGTGCGGGGGCGGTCCGGTACGTGGGTCCCGGCGGCGACGCGGTGATCGCCCATTACCCGGAGACGCTGGTGCACGAGGGGCCGCCGTCGAAGGCCGGCCGGGTGCAGGCCTGGGCGGTGGGGCCGGGGCTGGGCGACGGGCCTGGCGTGGCGGACGCGCTGGCCTCGGACGTCCCGGTCCTGGTCGACGCGGACGGCCTGCGGCTGCTGGACCCGGCGACGGTACGGGCGCGTACCGCGCCGACCCTGCTCACTCCGCACGCGGGGGAGGCGGCGGCGCTGCTGGGGGTGGACCGCGCGGAGGTCGAGTCGGGCCGGCTGGCGGCGGTACGGGAGCTGGCGGCACGGTACGGGGCGACGGTGCTGCTCAAGGGCTCGACGACGCTGGTCGCGTCGCCGGACCAGGGGGTGCCGGTACGGGTGAACCCGACGGGCACGCCCTGGCTGGCCACGGCGGGCAGCGGCGACGTGCTGTCGGGCCTGGCGGGCTCCCTGCTGGCATCGGGCCTGGACCCCCGCGACGCGGCCTCGGCCGCCGCCTACCTCCACGGCCTGGCCGGCCGCCTGGCCTCCCACGGCGCCCCGGTGACAGCCCACGAGGTGGCGGAGGCGGTACGGGGGGCTTGGCGGGATGTGGTGGGGGTGCGGGCGGGGGCGTAG
- a CDS encoding M16 family metallopeptidase has translation MSQQTPAAPAAATPAQAPAAGIRLTEVDGVRTLLAAGSGPITAGLVFRVGAADETYATSGITHLVEHLALFRHGVSDLHYNGATATTYTIFHATGTADEVVTYLSGVCDALRDLPLERLETEREILRTEAAGRSYGPNHQLPLWRYGAQGYGLVSYTELGAWHLTADAVREWAATRFTRENAVLWITSDTVPEGLRLDLPSGPRHPMPPVTSALPVTPAYIGGDDGGVVMDGIVRRSTAASLFAEVLGRALYADLRQKGGYSYATAGHYSPRDADFATITAFADALPQKQDAVVGGFVDVLARLRAGRIAQAELDAARNKVLKQFDHPDAYAGSLPSYALNLLVDHPNATHAEHRAELAAVTVDDLRDVARELHSTALLQVPGRGADWAGFTEAPQYSAEDDRLTGTRHRSHDDKDTILTVAAEGIGLSTPGGMITVRYDACAAMVAYPDGGRRLTGHDGFQIAAEPTLYADLTPDRIATIDAAVPPTAVVRAPERAPERIPQPRPASEAAARRTWSGAWRRIPAPLLKLGARVSHAATLFFGLRAVTLTWTVEPRPGTAFVVLHWLLLGGSLALSQVLRKALATREAPERSRA, from the coding sequence ATGTCCCAGCAGACTCCCGCGGCCCCGGCAGCGGCCACCCCCGCCCAGGCGCCCGCCGCCGGCATCCGCCTCACCGAGGTCGACGGCGTCCGGACGCTCCTGGCCGCCGGCAGCGGCCCGATCACCGCCGGGCTCGTCTTCCGGGTGGGCGCCGCCGACGAGACGTACGCGACCTCGGGCATCACCCACCTCGTCGAGCACCTCGCGCTGTTCCGCCACGGTGTGTCGGACCTGCACTACAACGGCGCCACCGCCACCACGTACACCATCTTCCACGCCACCGGCACGGCCGACGAGGTCGTCACGTACCTCAGCGGTGTCTGCGACGCCCTGCGCGACCTGCCGCTGGAGCGGCTGGAGACCGAGCGCGAGATCCTGCGCACGGAAGCGGCGGGCCGCTCCTACGGCCCCAACCACCAGCTGCCGCTGTGGCGTTACGGCGCCCAGGGGTACGGCCTGGTGAGCTACACCGAGCTGGGGGCGTGGCACCTGACGGCCGACGCGGTACGGGAGTGGGCCGCGACCCGCTTCACCCGCGAGAACGCGGTCCTGTGGATCACCAGCGACACCGTGCCGGAGGGGCTGCGGCTCGACCTGCCGTCCGGGCCGCGCCACCCGATGCCGCCCGTCACCTCCGCGCTGCCCGTCACCCCGGCGTACATCGGCGGCGACGACGGCGGGGTGGTCATGGACGGCATCGTCCGCCGGTCGACCGCGGCCTCCCTGTTCGCGGAGGTGCTCGGCCGGGCGCTGTACGCGGACCTGCGCCAGAAGGGCGGGTACTCGTACGCCACCGCCGGGCACTACAGCCCGCGCGACGCCGACTTCGCCACGATCACCGCCTTCGCGGACGCGCTCCCGCAGAAGCAGGACGCGGTGGTCGGCGGGTTCGTGGACGTCCTCGCCCGGCTCCGGGCCGGCCGCATCGCGCAGGCGGAGCTGGACGCGGCCCGCAACAAGGTGCTGAAGCAGTTCGACCACCCCGACGCGTACGCCGGGAGCCTGCCCTCGTACGCGCTGAACCTGCTCGTCGACCACCCCAACGCGACCCACGCCGAGCACCGCGCCGAGCTGGCCGCCGTCACGGTGGACGACCTGCGCGACGTGGCGCGCGAGCTGCACTCCACGGCCCTGCTCCAGGTCCCGGGCCGCGGCGCCGACTGGGCGGGCTTCACCGAGGCGCCGCAGTACTCCGCGGAGGACGACCGGCTCACCGGCACCCGGCACCGGTCGCACGACGACAAGGACACGATCCTGACGGTGGCGGCGGAAGGGATAGGTCTCAGCACCCCCGGCGGCATGATCACCGTCCGTTACGACGCGTGCGCCGCGATGGTCGCGTACCCGGACGGCGGCCGCCGCCTCACCGGCCACGACGGCTTCCAGATCGCCGCGGAACCCACGCTGTACGCGGACCTCACCCCGGACAGAATCGCGACAATCGACGCGGCGGTCCCCCCGACGGCAGTAGTACGGGCCCCGGAGCGAGCACCCGAACGCATCCCCCAGCCGCGCCCGGCGTCCGAAGCGGCGGCGCGCCGGACCTGGAGCGGCGCGTGGCGCCGGATCCCCGCACCGCTCCTGAAGCTGGGCGCGAGGGTGTCCCACGCGGCCACGCTGTTCTTCGGCCTGCGCGCCGTTACGCTGACCTGGACGGTCGAGCCGAGGCCGGGCACGGCGTTCGTCGTCCTCCACTGGCTCTTGCTGGGCGGCTCACTGGCCCTCTCCCAGGTCCTGCGCAAGGCGCTCGCCACCCGGGAGGCCCCCGAACGATCCCGTGCGTGA
- the glmM gene encoding phosphoglucosamine mutase: MGRLFGTDGVRGVANADLTAELALGLSVAAAHVLGEVGTFEGHRPTAVVGRDPRASGEFLEAAVVAGLASAGVDVLRVGVLPTPAVAYLTGVLGADLGVMLSASHNAMPDNGIKFFARGGHKLADELEDRIESIYEQHRTGEPWERPTGGGVGRIRSYDEGFDRYVAHLIGVLPNRLDGLKVVLDEAHGAAARVSPEAFARAGAEVITIGAEPDGLNINDGCGSTHLDLLRAAVVEHGADLGIAHDGDADRCLAVDAAGEEVDGDQILAVLALAMREAGTLRGDAVVGTVMSNLGFKIAMEREGIHLVETAVGDRYVLESMKEHGYALGGEQSGHVIVLDHATTGDGTLTGLMLAARVAATGRTLADLAGVMHRLPQVLVNVPDVDKARVHTSPDLATAVAEAEAELGSTGRVLLRSSGTEPLVRVMVEAADIEQARSVAGRLADVVKSALG, encoded by the coding sequence GTGGGACGACTCTTCGGCACGGACGGCGTGCGCGGTGTCGCCAACGCCGATCTGACGGCTGAGCTCGCGCTCGGACTGTCGGTCGCGGCGGCACATGTGCTCGGCGAGGTGGGGACGTTCGAGGGGCATCGGCCGACGGCGGTGGTGGGCCGCGACCCCCGCGCCTCCGGCGAATTCCTGGAGGCCGCCGTGGTGGCGGGACTCGCGAGCGCCGGTGTGGACGTCCTGCGGGTCGGTGTGCTGCCCACCCCGGCGGTGGCGTATCTCACCGGCGTGCTGGGTGCCGACCTCGGCGTGATGCTCTCCGCGAGCCACAACGCCATGCCGGACAACGGCATCAAGTTCTTCGCACGCGGCGGTCACAAGCTCGCCGACGAGCTGGAGGACCGCATCGAGTCGATCTACGAGCAGCACCGCACCGGTGAGCCGTGGGAGCGCCCGACCGGCGGCGGCGTCGGCCGGATCCGCTCGTACGACGAAGGCTTCGACCGGTACGTGGCCCACCTCATCGGCGTACTGCCGAACCGGCTCGACGGGCTCAAGGTCGTCCTCGACGAGGCGCACGGCGCGGCCGCCCGGGTCTCGCCCGAGGCCTTCGCGCGCGCCGGGGCCGAGGTCATCACGATCGGCGCCGAGCCGGACGGGCTGAACATCAACGACGGGTGCGGCTCCACGCACCTGGACCTGCTCAGGGCCGCCGTCGTCGAGCACGGCGCGGACCTCGGCATCGCGCACGACGGCGACGCCGACCGCTGCCTCGCCGTGGACGCGGCGGGCGAGGAGGTCGACGGCGACCAGATCCTCGCCGTCCTGGCCCTGGCCATGCGGGAGGCCGGCACCCTGCGGGGCGACGCGGTCGTCGGCACGGTCATGTCGAACCTCGGCTTCAAGATCGCGATGGAGCGCGAGGGCATCCACCTCGTGGAGACCGCCGTCGGCGACCGGTACGTCCTGGAGTCGATGAAGGAGCACGGCTACGCGCTCGGCGGCGAGCAGTCCGGGCACGTCATCGTCCTCGACCACGCCACGACCGGCGACGGCACCCTGACCGGCCTCATGCTGGCGGCGCGCGTCGCCGCGACCGGCCGTACGCTCGCCGACCTCGCGGGCGTCATGCACCGGCTGCCGCAGGTGCTCGTGAACGTCCCCGACGTCGACAAGGCCCGGGTGCACACCTCCCCCGACCTGGCGACCGCGGTCGCCGAGGCCGAGGCGGAACTGGGCTCCACCGGCCGGGTCCTGCTGCGCTCCTCCGGTACGGAACCGCTGGTACGGGTCATGGTCGAGGCGGCCGACATCGAGCAGGCGCGGTCGGTGGCCGGGAGGCTGGCGGACGTGGTGAAGTCGGCGCTGGGCTGA
- the coaA gene encoding type I pantothenate kinase, which translates to MITPYVDLSRAEWSALRDKTPLPLTAGEVERLRGLGDVIDLDEVRDVYLPLSRLLNLYVKATAELRGALNTFLGDGDDGHSTQRGTPFVIGVAGSVAVGKSTVARLLQALLARWPEHPRVERVTTDGFLLPMKELESRGLMSRKGFPESYDRRALTRFVADVKAGKDEVTAPVYSHLIYDIVPGEVLTVRRPDILIVEGINVLQPALPGKDGRTRVGLADYFDFSVYVDARAEDIEAWYLNRFRKLRETAFQDPSSYFRRYTQVSEEESLDYARTMWRTVNRPNLLENVAPTRGRATLIVRKGPDHKVQRLSLRKL; encoded by the coding sequence ATGATCACCCCTTACGTCGATCTCAGCCGGGCCGAATGGAGCGCCCTGCGGGACAAGACCCCGCTGCCGCTCACCGCCGGGGAGGTCGAGCGGCTGCGGGGGCTCGGGGACGTCATCGACCTCGACGAGGTACGGGACGTCTACCTGCCGCTCTCCCGGCTGCTGAATCTGTACGTCAAGGCCACGGCGGAGCTGCGCGGCGCGCTGAACACGTTCCTCGGGGACGGGGACGACGGGCACAGCACGCAGCGCGGCACGCCGTTCGTCATAGGGGTGGCCGGGAGCGTCGCCGTCGGGAAGTCGACCGTGGCGCGTCTCCTCCAGGCGCTGCTGGCCCGCTGGCCCGAGCACCCCCGGGTCGAGCGGGTGACGACGGACGGCTTCCTGCTGCCGATGAAGGAGCTGGAGTCCCGGGGGCTGATGTCGCGCAAGGGCTTCCCCGAGTCGTACGACCGCCGGGCCCTGACCCGGTTCGTCGCCGACGTGAAGGCGGGGAAGGACGAGGTCACGGCGCCCGTGTACTCGCACCTGATCTACGACATCGTGCCGGGCGAGGTGCTGACCGTACGGCGCCCGGACATCCTGATCGTGGAGGGCATCAACGTCCTCCAGCCCGCGCTGCCCGGCAAGGACGGCAGGACGCGGGTCGGGCTCGCCGACTACTTCGACTTCAGTGTGTACGTGGACGCCCGCGCCGAGGACATCGAGGCGTGGTACCTGAACCGGTTCCGCAAGCTGCGCGAGACCGCGTTCCAGGACCCCTCCTCGTACTTCCGCAGGTACACGCAGGTGTCGGAGGAGGAGTCGCTGGACTACGCGCGCACGATGTGGCGGACCGTCAACCGGCCCAACCTGCTGGAGAACGTGGCGCCGACCCGGGGCCGCGCCACGCTGATCGTCCGCAAAGGCCCGGACCACAAGGTCCAGCGCCTGTCCCTGCGCAAGCTCTGA
- the rplM gene encoding 50S ribosomal protein L13: MRTYSPKPGDVTRQWHVIDAQDIVLGRLATTAANLLRGKHKAIYAPHVDTGDFVVIINADKVHLSGNKRTQKMAYRHSGFPGGLRSVRYDELLAKNPEKAVEKAIKGMIPKNTLGRQMLSKLKIYAGDQHPHAAQQPVPFEITQVAQ; encoded by the coding sequence GTGCGTACGTACAGCCCCAAGCCCGGCGATGTGACACGCCAGTGGCACGTCATCGACGCCCAGGACATCGTCTTGGGCCGTCTGGCGACCACTGCCGCCAACCTTCTGCGCGGTAAGCACAAGGCGATCTACGCCCCCCACGTTGACACCGGCGACTTCGTCGTCATCATCAACGCGGACAAGGTGCACCTGTCCGGCAACAAGCGGACCCAGAAGATGGCGTACCGCCACTCCGGTTTCCCGGGTGGCCTGCGTTCCGTCCGTTACGACGAACTCCTCGCCAAGAACCCCGAGAAGGCCGTCGAGAAGGCCATCAAGGGCATGATCCCCAAGAACACCCTGGGTCGTCAGATGCTCTCGAAGCTGAAGATCTACGCGGGCGACCAGCACCCGCACGCTGCCCAGCAGCCTGTCCCGTTCGAGATCACCCAGGTCGCGCAGTAG
- the glmS gene encoding glutamine--fructose-6-phosphate transaminase (isomerizing): MCGIVGYVGGQSALDVVIAGLKRLEYRGYDSAGVAVLADGGLAMSKKAGKLVNLEKALAEQPLPSGPTGIGHTRWATHGGPTDLNAHPHLDNAGRVAVVHNGIIENFAALRAELTGRGHGLESETDTEVVAHLLAEAFSACGDLADSMRQVCRRLDGAFTLVAVHADAPDVVVGARRNSPLVVGVGDGEAFLASDVAAFIAHTRSAIELGQDQVVELRRDGVTVTDFDGAPAETHAYHIDWDASAAEKGGYASFMLKEIAEQPKAVADTLLGRIDAEGRLSLDEVRISPSELREADKVVIVACGTAFHAGLIAKYAIEHWTRIPCEVELASEFRYRDPILDPRTLVIAISQSGETMDTLMALRHAREQGAKVLAICNTNGSTIPRESDAVLYTHAGPEVAVASTKAFLTQLVACYLVALYLGQSRGTKWGDEVRAVVRDLSRIAGAVEEVLTTMEPVRELARSLKDKKTVLFLGRHVGYPVALEGALKLKELAYMHAEGFAAGELKHGPIALIEEDLPVVVVVPSPRGRSVLHDKIVSNIQEIRARGARTIVIAEEGDEAVAPYADHLIRVPVTPTLLQPLVATVPLQVFACELATARGNEVDQPRNLAKSVTVE; the protein is encoded by the coding sequence ATGTGTGGAATTGTGGGTTATGTCGGTGGACAGTCGGCGCTCGATGTGGTCATCGCGGGCCTCAAGCGACTCGAATACCGCGGCTACGACTCGGCCGGGGTCGCGGTGCTCGCGGACGGCGGGCTCGCCATGTCGAAGAAGGCGGGCAAGCTCGTCAACCTGGAGAAGGCGCTCGCGGAACAGCCGCTCCCGAGCGGCCCCACCGGCATCGGGCACACCCGGTGGGCCACCCACGGCGGCCCCACGGACCTCAACGCCCACCCCCACCTGGACAACGCGGGCCGCGTCGCCGTCGTCCACAACGGGATCATCGAGAACTTCGCCGCCCTGCGCGCCGAACTGACCGGCCGCGGCCACGGCCTGGAGTCCGAGACGGACACGGAGGTCGTCGCGCACCTGCTCGCCGAGGCGTTCTCGGCCTGCGGCGACCTCGCGGACTCCATGCGGCAGGTGTGCCGGCGGCTGGACGGCGCCTTCACCCTCGTCGCCGTCCACGCGGACGCGCCGGACGTCGTCGTGGGCGCGCGGCGCAACTCCCCGCTGGTGGTGGGCGTGGGCGACGGCGAGGCCTTCCTGGCCTCGGACGTCGCGGCCTTCATCGCCCACACCCGCTCGGCGATCGAACTGGGCCAGGACCAGGTGGTGGAGCTGCGCCGGGACGGCGTGACCGTGACGGACTTCGACGGGGCGCCGGCCGAGACCCACGCGTACCACATCGACTGGGACGCCTCGGCCGCCGAGAAGGGCGGGTACGCGTCCTTCATGCTCAAGGAGATCGCCGAACAGCCCAAGGCGGTCGCGGACACGCTGCTGGGACGCATCGACGCCGAGGGCAGGCTGTCGCTGGACGAGGTGCGGATCTCCCCGTCGGAATTGCGGGAGGCCGACAAGGTGGTCATCGTCGCGTGCGGGACGGCGTTCCACGCCGGGCTGATCGCGAAGTACGCCATCGAGCACTGGACCAGGATCCCCTGCGAGGTCGAGCTGGCGAGCGAGTTCCGCTACCGCGACCCGATCCTCGACCCGCGCACGCTGGTGATCGCCATCTCCCAGTCCGGCGAGACGATGGACACGCTGATGGCGCTGCGGCACGCCCGGGAGCAGGGCGCGAAGGTGCTGGCCATTTGCAACACGAACGGCTCGACCATCCCCAGGGAGTCGGACGCCGTCCTCTACACCCACGCGGGCCCCGAGGTCGCGGTCGCGTCCACGAAGGCGTTCCTCACCCAGCTGGTGGCGTGCTACCTGGTGGCGCTGTACCTGGGGCAGTCGCGCGGGACGAAGTGGGGCGACGAGGTCCGGGCGGTGGTACGGGACCTGTCGCGGATCGCGGGGGCGGTGGAGGAGGTCCTGACGACCATGGAGCCGGTACGGGAGCTGGCGCGCTCGCTCAAGGACAAGAAGACGGTGCTGTTCCTGGGACGGCACGTGGGGTACCCGGTGGCCCTGGAGGGGGCGCTCAAGCTCAAGGAACTGGCGTACATGCACGCCGAGGGCTTCGCGGCCGGTGAGTTGAAGCACGGCCCGATCGCGCTGATCGAGGAGGACCTGCCGGTGGTCGTCGTCGTACCCTCGCCGCGTGGCCGGTCGGTGCTGCACGACAAGATCGTGTCGAACATCCAGGAGATCCGGGCCAGGGGGGCGCGCACGATCGTGATCGCGGAGGAGGGAGACGAGGCGGTGGCGCCGTACGCGGACCACCTGATCCGCGTGCCCGTCACGCCCACGCTGCTGCAACCCTTGGTCGCGACGGTGCCGTTGCAGGTGTTCGCGTGCGAGCTGGCGACGGCGCGGGGGAACGAGGTCGACCAGCCGCGGAACCTGGCGAAGTCGGTGACGGTGGAGTGA
- a CDS encoding holo-ACP synthase, translating to MIIGVGIDVAEIERFGESLLRTPQLAERLFSERELLLPSGERRGTASLAARFAAKEAVAKALGAPGGLRWRDAEVYVEESGQPRLRVLGTVAARAAELGVRNWHVSLSHDAGVASAVVIAEG from the coding sequence GTGATCATCGGGGTGGGGATCGACGTCGCGGAGATCGAACGGTTCGGGGAGTCGCTGCTGCGCACCCCCCAGCTGGCCGAACGGCTCTTCTCGGAGCGGGAGTTGCTGCTGCCGAGCGGTGAGCGGCGCGGTACGGCGTCCCTCGCGGCGCGCTTCGCCGCGAAGGAGGCGGTGGCGAAGGCGCTGGGCGCGCCCGGGGGGCTGCGCTGGCGGGACGCGGAGGTGTACGTCGAGGAGAGCGGGCAGCCGAGGCTGCGCGTCCTCGGGACGGTGGCGGCCCGGGCGGCGGAGCTGGGGGTACGGAACTGGCACGTGTCGCTCAGCCATGACGCGGGGGTGGCTTCGGCGGTGGTGATCGCGGAGGGGTGA
- a CDS encoding ABC-F family ATP-binding cassette domain-containing protein, which produces MRTMGHLEAGHLEYYLPDGRVLLGDASFRVGEGAVVALVGANGAGKTTLLRLIAGELQPHGGTVTVSGGLGVMSQFVGSVRDDRTVRDLLVSVAQPCIREAARAVDEAEHLIMTVDDEAAQMRYAQALSDWAEARGYEAETVWDMCTMAALGVPYDKAQFRGLTTLSGGEQKRLVLEALLRGPDEVLLLDEPDNYLDVPGKRWLEEKLKETRKTVLFVSHDRELLARAAEKIVSVEPSPAGSDVWVHGGGFGTYHQARKERFARFEELKRRWDEEHARLKALVHRLRQQAAISPDMASRYRAMQTRFKKFEDAGPPPEPPREQEITMRLKGGRTGVRAVTCKDLELTGLMKPFSLEIFYGERVAVLGSNGSGKSHFLRLLAGDDVRHTGEWKLGARVVPGHFAQTHAHPELLGRTLVDILWTEHAKDRGGAMSVLRRYELERQGDQPFEKLSGGQQARFQILLLELRGTTALLLDEPTDNLDLESAEALQDGLEVYDGTVVAVTHDRWFARSFDRYLVFGSDGVVRETPEPVWDERRVVRER; this is translated from the coding sequence ATGCGGACCATGGGACATCTTGAGGCAGGGCACCTGGAGTACTACCTCCCCGACGGACGGGTGCTGCTCGGCGACGCTTCGTTCCGCGTGGGGGAGGGCGCCGTCGTCGCCCTCGTCGGGGCCAACGGCGCGGGCAAGACCACGCTGCTGCGGCTGATCGCGGGGGAGCTGCAACCGCACGGCGGGACGGTCACGGTCAGTGGCGGGCTCGGCGTCATGTCGCAGTTCGTCGGCTCGGTGCGCGACGACCGCACGGTCCGTGACCTGCTGGTCTCCGTCGCGCAGCCGTGCATCCGCGAGGCGGCGCGCGCGGTGGACGAGGCCGAGCACCTGATCATGACGGTCGACGACGAGGCCGCGCAGATGCGGTACGCGCAGGCGCTGAGCGACTGGGCGGAGGCGCGGGGGTACGAGGCCGAGACGGTCTGGGACATGTGCACGATGGCGGCGCTGGGCGTGCCGTACGACAAGGCGCAGTTCCGCGGGCTGACCACGCTCTCCGGCGGCGAGCAGAAGCGGCTGGTGCTGGAGGCGCTGCTGCGCGGGCCGGACGAGGTGCTGCTCCTGGACGAGCCGGACAACTATCTGGACGTCCCCGGCAAGCGCTGGCTGGAGGAGAAGCTCAAGGAGACCCGTAAGACGGTCCTCTTCGTCTCCCACGACCGGGAGCTGCTGGCCAGGGCCGCCGAGAAGATCGTCAGTGTCGAGCCGAGCCCGGCGGGCTCGGACGTATGGGTGCACGGGGGCGGATTCGGCACGTACCACCAGGCGCGCAAGGAGCGGTTCGCGCGCTTCGAGGAGCTGAAGCGGCGCTGGGACGAGGAGCACGCCCGGCTCAAGGCGCTGGTGCACCGGCTGCGGCAGCAGGCGGCGATCAGCCCCGACATGGCCTCGCGCTACCGGGCGATGCAGACGCGCTTCAAGAAGTTCGAGGACGCGGGGCCGCCGCCGGAGCCGCCGCGCGAGCAGGAGATCACCATGCGGCTCAAGGGCGGCCGTACCGGTGTACGGGCGGTGACCTGCAAGGACCTGGAGCTCACCGGGCTGATGAAGCCGTTCTCGCTGGAGATCTTCTACGGCGAGCGGGTCGCGGTCCTCGGGTCGAACGGCTCCGGGAAGTCGCACTTCCTGCGGCTGCTGGCGGGGGACGACGTCCGGCACACGGGGGAGTGGAAGCTCGGCGCGCGGGTGGTGCCGGGGCACTTCGCGCAGACCCACGCGCACCCGGAGCTGCTGGGGCGGACGCTGGTCGACATCCTGTGGACCGAGCACGCGAAGGACCGGGGCGGGGCGATGAGCGTGCTGCGGCGGTACGAGCTGGAACGGCAGGGGGACCAGCCGTTCGAGAAGCTGTCGGGCGGGCAGCAGGCGCGCTTCCAGATCCTGCTGCTGGAGCTGCGGGGGACGACGGCGCTGCTGCTGGACGAGCCGACGGACAACCTGGACCTGGAGTCGGCGGAGGCCTTGCAGGACGGTCTTGAGGTGTACGACGGGACGGTGGTGGCGGTGACGCACGACCGGTGGTTCGCGCGGTCCTTCGACCGGTACCTGGTGTTCGGGTCCGACGGGGTCGTGCGGGAGACGCCGGAGCCCGTCTGGGACGAGCGGCGGGTGGTGCGGGAGCGGTAG
- the rpsI gene encoding 30S ribosomal protein S9, which translates to MAESTAEAPVESAEGEETFEAVTTFESEVPVEGEYTTESLASRFGDPQPAAGLGRRKNAIARVRIVPGTGKWKINGRTLEGYFPNKVHQQEVNDPFKILELDNRYDVIARISGGGVSGQAGALRLGVARALNEADVDNNRAPLKKAGFLSRDDRAVERKKAGLKKARKAPQYSKR; encoded by the coding sequence GTGGCCGAGTCCACTGCAGAAGCCCCCGTCGAGAGCGCCGAGGGTGAGGAGACCTTCGAGGCCGTGACGACCTTCGAGTCCGAGGTCCCCGTCGAGGGTGAGTACACCACCGAGTCCCTGGCGTCCCGCTTCGGCGACCCCCAGCCGGCCGCCGGCCTGGGCCGCCGCAAGAACGCCATCGCCCGCGTCCGGATCGTTCCGGGCACCGGCAAGTGGAAGATCAACGGTCGCACCCTCGAGGGTTACTTCCCGAACAAGGTGCACCAGCAGGAAGTGAACGACCCCTTCAAGATCCTTGAGCTCGACAACCGCTACGACGTCATCGCCCGCATCTCGGGTGGCGGCGTCTCCGGTCAGGCCGGCGCCCTGCGCCTCGGCGTGGCCCGCGCGTTGAACGAGGCGGACGTGGACAACAACCGCGCCCCGCTCAAGAAGGCCGGATTCCTCTCGCGTGACGACCGTGCGGTCGAGCGCAAGAAGGCCGGTCTCAAGAAGGCCCGTAAGGCCCCGCAGTACAGCAAGCGCTAA